The following coding sequences lie in one Oryctolagus cuniculus chromosome 7, mOryCun1.1, whole genome shotgun sequence genomic window:
- the LOC100345740 gene encoding U1 small nuclear ribonucleoprotein C-like, with amino-acid sequence MLKFYCDYCDTYLTHDSPSVRKTHCSGRKHKENVKDYYQKWMEEQAQSLIDKTTAAFQQGKIPPTPFSAPPPAGAMIPPPPSLPGPPRPGMMPAPHMGGPPMMPMMGPPPPGMMPVGPAPGMRPPMGGHMPMMPGPPMMRPPARPMMVPTRPGMTRPDR; translated from the coding sequence ATGCTCAAGTTTTACTGTGACTACTGCGATACGTACCTCACCCATGATTCCCCATCTGTGAGAAAGACACACTGCAGTGGTAGGAAGCACAAAGAGAATGTGAAAGACTactatcagaaatggatggaAGAGCAGGCTCAGAGCCTGATCGACAAAACAACGGCTGCATTTCAACAAGGAAAGATACCGCCTACTCCattctctgctcctcctcctgcaggagCGATGATCCCACCTCCCCCCAGTCTCCCGGGTCCTCCTCGCCCTGGtatgatgcctgcaccccatatgggaggcccTCCCATGATGCCAATGAtgggccctcctcctcctgggatgATGCCAGTGGGACCTGCTCCTGGAATGAGGCCACCCATGGGAGGCCATATGCCAATGATGCCGGGGCCCCCAATGATGAGACCTCCTGCCCGTCCCATGATGGTGCCCACTCGTCCAGGAATGACTCGGCCGGACAgataa